In Juglans microcarpa x Juglans regia isolate MS1-56 chromosome 1S, Jm3101_v1.0, whole genome shotgun sequence, the genomic stretch CCTATAGTTGAATATCTCATTCAAGAGTGCCAGTATTATCAAAATGAATTATGGAAGAATTTAGAATCAAGTcgcctatcaaaaaaaaaaaaattcaagtcaagAACTTACAGCATGCATAAATGTCTATTTAAAGCAAAAATGCTAGACAGCAACCAATAGATAACATgtgatagaaaaataatttatttattatcacaTAATGGGCATGattccatttttcttataaacaaaTGGATTGAATGCCTAAATACTAACACCGTGTCTAGAATTATTGCTAAGTTTCCATATAGAAAGATATCTTACCGAAGGAGGATAGGTAAAAAGAATTGCATTCTTCTCTTTTGTGTATATGATCAGCTGCAGTAATCCATTGAAGACTATATACTTGCCAGAGTCAAAGATCAAACAAACTTGAAAACTCAGAAAAATGGCATAACATACCATGACCTTATTTGACTGTCACAAAATTAGATTGAAGTGTGAAATCAtagtcaaatattttttgtcccTGTGCCAACTTGTAGTCAGTTCAATCACGTGCTCAAGGTCCCAAACAGATAAGTCTATCAACGAGGAATTTCTACCACACATAGCAATGGGCATGCATAGCAGTAAAAGTcgatcattatttttttttcatttccatttttttccaattaagCAAGACCGAACAACAAAGCTGAAacctactatttacaaactaaagGTTAAGCCTGAATTCCTTTTCCGTTCTCACATTTCCTCAGCAACTAAAGAAGTTTTCTCatcaacaaaaaagaaactgaCGGTGATGGAACAGCAAAGCCAACACATTCTCCAGAAAAGCTAAAGACTTCGAAAACCTAAACCAAACAGCCCTATATTCCGTGTTCCTCTACGCATTTCCTAAGAAACGTAACAGATTTCTCATCAATCAAAAGGAAATTAAAGGTAACAGGAAGAGAATTGAcaccccaaaaaaataaaaaataaaacatcaggTAAGGAAAAAGGATATAATACGATACAGCCGATGAGAAAATTCCTGTTCTCGGGGAACTTCTTCTTATAAAACTGCGCCAACAGAGCAATGATGATTATGATCGTTCCCATCACCAATCTTATATTACTCATCCTTACGTCTTCCACATATCCACGACTCGTCACTATCTActcaataaaaatgaaaaagaaaaattacaaagatatataagaaaaagaagaagacgatGACGGATCTATAAGAATAAAGCCGTGAGTTAGGGTTTGTAAGATTTACCTCGGATACGGACTCGTCGAGGATGTGCTTGATGGAGTGGTGGTCTAAGAGATTGGCcttcttagggtttttggtgGCCGTCTCCGGTttcttttcttgcatttttttttggcGGGGGGAGACTGACTGAGACTCGGGGGTTTCTGGgagaaaaaatgatggagatctAACGAGAGGCAGAGTGGCGCGGGTACGTAATGCG encodes the following:
- the LOC121246458 gene encoding probable signal peptidase complex subunit 2, with the translated sequence MQEKKPETATKNPKKANLLDHHSIKHILDESVSEIVTSRGYVEDVRMSNIRLVMGTIIIIIALLAQFYKKKFPENRNFLIGCIVLYIVFNGLLQLIIYTKEKNAILFTYPPSGSFTSTGLVVSSKLPRFSDMYTLSIASADPKSISANQSVQFTKSVTQWFTKDGVLVEGLFWKDVEALVEEYAREPKKSK